One segment of Hippopotamus amphibius kiboko isolate mHipAmp2 chromosome 4, mHipAmp2.hap2, whole genome shotgun sequence DNA contains the following:
- the TASOR2 gene encoding protein TASOR 2 isoform X4 — translation MIVAFQYKEPKKMAAPAHNHKSILGLREDVLTSPWKGKLIIQGCLLCDITLWSSYGSAVVPKQLPHELDFKYVMKVSSLKERLPEAAFRKQNYMEHKVCYQDMCFSMYEVELSDKQGEKVDKLTEYIKREQLAIIKCLEDREFFILLTSSALMSETSFGEEHMGLRGLHLFHSSPSAGLKNLEVEDDISLKVVPILPALNCALLEAKKSFSEKGICLNTLVKHNFQELYKVDKNPSVTAASQDGSKETVFFGKVSSAVGSTPTAEKCPLQSLTQLKSYFSDPAGYILEVSTVLGLLAERPQSPCISDGICDAGFSLVMTPDPEFHDSEAEVRKETDTEKDSEEMVKARQGALVPLSPASNLRVQPKRKASTLPVVPSKRVNLCRPFPKRTPAGAHKGPDSPTTLKLVKGQFPQKRKRGAEVLTAQFVQTTKLNRKNQEAPISKDVPVATSAKRARKRETSPVKTVPRAKPPVKKPPQKQRVNIVKGNQNPRIRKQPQPAKRETASQLQSEISDGQEDIVSINTAQPESTTVAPKDPPENSIINCDSQALNMLADLALSAATSTTPSSEPRNFSCSSELPQNVALLSKELSLCGTSDHEYHRGVKSQKGGPLPKASSEKSNPTSDPTVSQEEESSVPGRQAPAEAQSALAEETLGGSDASRSSFVAVEHSYALLLAEHSKKHLQQRGALGPAFAKNGTKGPEAGTPVGKVMPFRHQQITSPLQKPSRAPALRRRGRLLPSSLQDFCCSHTVSSCDGSFKVTFTCEADYVFSLDSKYTNNPLEKTVIRALHGPWNTDLPDDVEEVKLLLHMWVALFYSNQNKVIRSSRKVVEHSNPAKYVSINSTLESFEFSEMEESSNVERCPVDPLLETNEVSRGHAAEVSFPDAAPLLPFVKPPPVRGLELWVQNEQKEMFATAGHPESPESQNFICSCNNEIIRGKAEQESSDKLETSNLVLSSIGSTQTNGRPSVPAEDKTFEPLDSTQVSSYNDTVTQTTFAKTYDGLSSPSVICQKSVYSTLESKVDIFHPKMQTKTGALQGLIQRSSPVNKDCQPSLERKDDMGYVMINLEPFTLTFEKNARAPVQTEAVNRADNPAGFNMEVIKQVLPATSLRHPVSTLEKLQTQGLRDIPFLEVSGQKDAKYLCCSSFAKEMCSSQEEQAAAASSSPADNSLLTEALALVTGSNYLLPREEMKLPQEFLLPPQSLFGISSEEIIEPCQVEEFISSSASALLGKRHSLNCVQSTRSISDGSSELKNDKSGLNSENMSFASFNSTFTKQTSLSVNREEVSLELSEDSDLDLTLTISPPTSPREEAPAGETEQQQEAPLPCLGLQETAEEIIEPKEVPFLENRDVDSADHTSMKPLENEERKGDNLQTVAFILPKETCALEVVEEVHVASDFPFGSLIEEVSPASSPDPQGAGEDAQPARAASPRSLKPCDARCEESAEASQVGSVDLAVAENENSFVGPTHPVGQDNLTQVQHMQLSAEMPLLLKSHPGRNDRYITLPGEVAEEPAPGEHGEGAGCRGAESTESVRPASAAECAGAHGGLALPGDPPRPARARDKGPHRSHLVVGTSEPPFRPQERLEKKSLAVSSVSPAVPGGVVNASLKQQTCPKSLKENLLSSDVKTNERCYILVKSLRSDPVAGAEVAQAHGHLELPEPTLSSGGATLTRSAGPSNAGTGFQTQEISVVRMASLLKSDEAGAGFQEGAVDPGGVASAEGRPGPAHVLQDGSPCAAGDVLNRGLLPVCLHAAAYQDAAAAGESIRTEPSASFVPRPCAPLVYGVSAEQGEDKNAGEGLRAEGSSAPLGAGVGVGVNSDIHYEPLSGDSDQDSLGECGKPGLDAEESYALRCSHTERKEGASRDAYDSFLSLNNRDRADWGYASQVPGVPGLETGVPPRNWPVGLKKEDKCVPCYVQIRDLRGIPRTYANFTITKESRDTTRTLHSLRRLPGVTATGGLFSSWTDTWQVADDLTQNTLDLEYLRFAHKLKQIVKMGDAPRSAPFALQVATGAFPATKVPASPGLPSAPRSRSPLVVTVVHSDPRHQGRQARGWTPSRVRRSSSSWKERCGHRRHHLTNSERSQAVSFHLNKLKYNSTLKESRGDIALILSEYAEFSKVVRNSHRGVFQEGEPHAASGEAASQELCPCSPRPASYEDMVADLCTSLRVKLERVVKEACTRTFLFHLVETEDKPFFVRTKNMLRKGGHMEMDPQHFCRAPRRGTDVLVVIIRNEDLASRLHQIPSLLKLKHFPSVIFAGVDSPEDVLNYTYQELFQTGGFVVSDDKILETLTLVQLKEIVKTLEKLNGNGRWKWLLHYRENKKLKEDVRVDSIAHKKNLMLKLYQSANIIDLLPYHHCDSRPATKAEPLKCLLNLQIQHIHARFAVFLTEKPVISREVFENSGILVTDVNDFIENIQKVAAPFRSSYW, via the exons accACATGAACTAGATTTTAAGTATGTCATGAAAGTGTCGTCTTTGAAAGAAAGGCTACCAGAAGCTGCTTTTAGAAAACAGAATTACATGGAGCACAAAG TCTGTTACCAAGATATGTGCTTCAGTATGTATGAGGTGGAGCTGTCAGACAAACAAGGGGAAAAAGTAGATAAGCTAACAGAGTACATTAAAAGGGAGCAATTG GCAATCATCAAATGCTTAGAAGATcgagaatttttcattttacttacgTCGTCAGCCTTAATGTCAGAAACAA GTTTCGGAGAGGAGCACATGGGTCTGCGTGGGTTGCATCTATTCCATTCATCCCCGTCAGCAG ggCTGAAAAATTTGGAAGTTGAAGATGACATCTCATTGAAGGTGGTACCTATTCTACCTGCCCTTAATTGTGCCCTGctagaagcaaagaaatcattttctgaaaaaGGAATCTGTCTAAACACACTAGTAAAGCATAATTTTCAAGAATTGTACAAGGTGGACAAAAATCCTTCAGTGACTGCTGCTTCTCAGGATGGAAGTAAAGAGACCGTGTTCTTTGGCAAAGTGTCCAGTGCTGTTGGCTCGACTCCTACAGCTGAGAAGTGCCCACTACAGTCTTTAACTCAGTTGAAGTCTTATTTTTCAGACCCTGCCGGGTACATCTTGGAGGTGTCTACCGTGTTAGGTTTATTAGCAGAGCGTCCTCAGTCACCTTGTATTTCAGATGGGATTTGTGATGCTGGATTTTCTTTAGTTATGACTCCAGATCCTGAATTTCACGACTCAGAGGCAGAAGTAAGAAAAGAAACGGACACAGAAAAGGATTCTGAAGAGATGGTTAAGGCAAGGCAGGGAGCTCTGGTCCCACTGAGTCCAGCATCAAATCTGAGAGTTCAGCCTAAGAGAAAGGCCAGCACGCTCCCTGTGGTACCAAGTAAAAGGGTGAACTTGTGCCGTCCCTTTCCCAAAAGAACTCCTGCTGGAGCCCACAAGGGTCCAGACTCTCCCACAACTCTCAAGTTAGTCAAAGGACAGtttcctcagaaaagaaaaagag GTGCTGAAGTGCTGACTGCACAGTTTGTACAGACAACCAAATTGAATAGGAAAAACCAAGAAGCTCCTATTTCTAAAGATGTTCCAGTGGCAACGAGTGCTAAAAGGGCAAGGAAACGAGAGACCTCTCCCGTCAAAACTGTGCCGAGGGCTAAGCCACCTGTGAAGAAACCTCCACAGAAACAGAGGGTAAATATAGTAAAAGGCAATCAGAATCCCAGAATCAGAAAGCAGCCACAGCCTG CCAAAAGAGAAACTGCTTCACAGCTTCAATCTGAAATTTCAGATGGTCAAGAAGATATTGTTAGCATAAACACAGCTCAACCAGAAAGTACCACAGTGGCTCCAAAAGACCCACCTGAAAACTCCATTATCAACTGTGACTCCCAGGCCCTAAATATGTTGGCTGATCTTGCATTAAGCGCTGCTACCTCTACCACACCATCCTCTGAGCCCAGAAACTTTTCCTGCTCCTCTGAATTGCCACAGAACGTTGCTTTGCTTTCTAAAGAACTTTCTCTGTGTGGCACATCGGACCACGAATATCATAGAGGAGTCAAAAGCCAAAAAGGTGGACCGTTACCCAAGGCCTCCTCTGAGAAGAGTAATCCGACGTCAGACCCCACAGTCAGCCAAGAGGAAGAGAGCTCAGTTCCTGGCAGGCAGGCCCCCGCAGAAGCCCAGTCGGCACTTGCCGAGGAAACCCTAGGAGGTTCCGACGCGAGCCGAAGCTCTTTTGTTGCTGTAGAACATTCCTACGCCCTGCTCCTTGCAGAACATTCAAAGAAGCATCTACAGCAGAGAGGGGCCCTAGGCCCCGCCTTTGCCAAGAATGGCACAAAAGGCCCTGAAGCAGGGACCCCAGTGGGGAAAGTGATGCCATTTCGGCATCAGCAGATCACCTCCCCGCTGCAGAAGCCCTCCAGGGCCCCGGCGCTCAGGCGCAGGGGCAGGTTGCTGCCCTCCAGCCTGCAGGACTTCTGCTGCTCTCACACCGTGTCCAGCTGCGACGGCTCCTTTAAGGTCACTTTCACATGTGAAGCGGATTACGTGTTCAGCTTAGACAGCAAGTATACCAACAACCCGCTGGAGAAGACTGTCATCAGAGCGCTGCATGG GCCCTGGAATACCGATTTACCGGATGATGTGGAAGAAGTGAAGCTTTTACTTCATATGTGGGTAGCTCTGTtttacagcaatcaaaacaaaGTCATACGATCATCCCGGAAAGTAGTAGAACACAGCAACCCAGCAAAATATGTGTCCATAAATAGCACGTTAGAGTCGTTTGAATTCAGTGAAATGGAGGAGTCCTCCAATGTGGAAAGGTGCCCCGTAGACCCTCTGTTGGAGACTAACGAGGTTTCCAGAGGTCATGCCGCCGAGGTGTCCTTCCCTGATGCCGCCCCCCTGCTTCCTTTCGTGAAGCCGCCGCCTGTGAGAGGCTTGGAGCTCTGGGTGCAAAATGAACAGAAAGAAATGTTTGCAACAGCAGGTCATCCAGAGTCCCCAGAAAGCCAGAATTTCATCTGTTCTTGTAATAATGAG ATAATTCGGGGGAAAGCTGAACAAGAGTCATCAGATAAACTAGAGACTTCTAATCTTGTGCTTTCTAGCATTGGAAGCACCCAAACTAATGGACGACCTTCTGTTCCTGCTGAAGATAAAACCTTTGAGCCACTTGATAGCACACAAGTGTCTTCTTATAATGATACTGTCACACAAACCACATTCGCCAAGACTTATGATGGGCTCAGCAGTCCATCAGTGATTTGTCAGAAGTCTGTGTACAGCACCCTTGAAAGCAAAGTTGATATTTTTCAtccaaaaatgcaaacaaaaacagGTGCTTTGCAGGGCCTTATCCAGCGTAGTAGCCCTGTAAACAAAGACTGTCAGCCGTCGTTGGAAAGGAAGGATGATATGGGCTACGTCATGATTAATCTGGAACCATTTACCctcacttttgaaaaaaatgcccGTGCACCAGTACAGACAGAAGCTGTAAATAGAGCAGATAACCCTGCAGGCTTTAACATGGAGGTGATTAAACAAGTCTTACCTGCTACAAGCCTTAGACATCCTGTGTCCACGCTTGAAAAGCTGCAGACACAAGGTCTCAGGGACATTCCCTTTCTGGAAGTGTCAGGACAAAAAGATGCTAAGTACCTCTGTTGCTCCTCATTTGCTAAAGAAATGTGTTCATCACAGGAAGAACAGGCTGCCGCAGCCTCATCCTCACCGGCTGATAACTCTCTGCTAACAGAGGCGCTAGCATTGGTTACAGGTTCTAATTATCTGTTacccagagaagaaatgaaactcCCTCAAGAATTTCTTCTGCCGCCTCAGAGTCTCTTCGGCATCTCTTCGGAAGAGATCATAGAGCCCTGCCAGGTTGAAGAGTTTATCTCATCGTCTGCCTCTGCCCTCTTGGGAAAAAGGCACTCCCTTAACTGTGTCCAGTCAACAAGGAGTATTTCGGATGGCTCTTCAGAACTGAAGAATGACAAGAGTGGTCTGAACAGTGAAAATATGAGTTTTGCATCATTTAATTCCACATTTACCAAACAAACCAGCCTATCTGTGAATAGAGAGGAGGTCAGCCTCGAGTTATCAGAGGATTCTGACCTTGACCTCACTCTCACCATATCGCCACCCACGAGTCCCCGGGAAGAAGCTCCCGCTGGTGAAACGGAGCAGCAACAGGAGGCCCCATTACCCTGCTTAGGACTTCAGGAGACGGCAGAAGAAATAATTGAGCCCAAAGAGgtgcctttcttagaaaacagagACGTGGACTCTGCTGATCACACGTCAATGAAACCACTagaaaatgaggagagaaaaGGTGATAATCTACAGACAGTGGCTTTCATACTTCCTAAAGAAACGTGTGCCCTTGAGGTTGTGGAGGAAGTTCATGTTGCTTCAGACTTCCCCTTTGGTTCTTTAATTGAAGAAGTGTCACCAGCTTCTAGCCCTGACCCCCAGGGAGCAGGTGAAGACGCACAACCAGCTCGGGCTGCATCTCCGAGGAGTTTAAAACCCTGTGATGCGCGCTGTGAGGAAAGTGCTGAAGCCTCCCAGGTTGGGTCCGTGGACTTGGCCGTCGCAGAAAACGAAAATTCTTTTGTTGGCCCCAcccacccagtgggacaggataACTTAACTCAGGTACAACACATGCAGCTTTCTGCTGAAATGCCTCTGCTGTTAAAAAGTCACCCAGGAAGAAATGATAGATACATAACCCTTCCTGGTGAAGTCGCTGAGGAGCCTGCCCCAGGTGAGCACGGCGAGGGCGCCGGGTGCCGGGGTGCAGAGTCCACAGAGTCGGTGCGGCCTGCCTCAGCTGCAGAGTGTGCGGGGGCGCACGGGGGCCTGGCGCTGCCCGGAGACCCGCCGCGGCCGGCGCGTGCCAGGGACAAGGGCCCCCACCGGAGTCATCTTGTCGTGGGGACCAGCGAGCCTCCATTTCGTCCTCAGGAGAGGCTGGAAAAGAAGTCTCTTGCTGTCAGCTCTGTTTCTCCAGCCGTACCAGGCGGTGTGGTGAACGCATCATTAAAACAGCAGACCTGCCCTAAGAGCCTGAAGGAAAACCTCTTGAGCAGTGATGTGAAGACAAACGAACGCTGTTACATCCTGGTTAAGTCCTTGCGCTCTGACCCGGTGGCCGGAGCTGAGGTCGCACAGGCCCACGGGCACCTGGAGCTCCCCGAGCCCACCCTCTCCTCAGGTGGGGCCACCCTAACCCGCAGTGCAGGACCCAGCAACGCAGGGACAGGGTTTCAAACGCAGGAAATCTCAGTCGTCCGAATGGCCAGTCTGCTCAAGAGTGATGAAGCTGGAGCTGGGTTCCAGGAGGGAGCCGTGGATCCGGGAGGAGTCGCCTCCGCGGAAGGCAGACCAGGACCGGCCCACGTGCTGCAAGACGGGTCACCGTGTGCAGCAGGAGATGTGCTGAACAGGGGGCTTCTCCCCGTGTGTTTACATGCTGCTGCTTACCAGGATGCAGCAGCAGCTGGTGAAAGTATCCGTACAGAGCCTTCTGCTTCCTTTGTTCCCAGACCTTGTGCCCCTCTTGTGTACGGGGTCTCTGCAGAGCAGGGAGAAGATAAGAATGCTGGTGAGGGGCTGAGGGCCGAGGGGAGCTCTGCGCCCCTGGGTGCAGGTGTGGGTGTCGGTGTGAACTCTGACATCCATTATGAACCACTCTCTGGAGACTCCGATCAGGACTCCCTTGGCGAGTGTGGAAAACCCGGGTTAGATGCGGAAGAGTCCTATGCTTTGCGATGTAGTCACACTGAGAGGAAAGAAGGTGCTTCCAGAGATGCTTATGACTCTTTCCTGAGCCTGAACAATCGTGATCGTGCTGACTGGGGCTACGCTAGCCAGGTGCCAGGGGTGCCAGGGCTGGAGACGGGCGTACCTCCCAGAAACTGGCCCGTAGGATTAAAGAAGGAAGATAAGTGTGTGCCCTGTTACGTCCAAATCAGAGATCTCCGTGGGATCCCCAGGACCTATGCTAACTTCACCATCACTAAAGAGTCCAGAGACACCACGAGGACTCTGCACAGCCTGCGGAGGCTCCCCGGCGTCACGGCCACGGGTGGCTTGTTCAGCTCCTGGACAGACACTTGGCAGGTGGCAGACGACCTCACCCAGAACACTTTAGATCTGGAGTATCTGCGTTTTGCACATAAACTAAAACAAATTGTGAAGATGGGAGATGCTCCGAGGTCCGCCCCTTTTGCCCTCCAGGTCGCCACGGGGGCTTTCCCTGCGACAAAGGTGCCCGCGTCCCCAGGGCTGCCTTCCGCTCCCCGCAGCAGAAGTCCCCTCGTGGTGACAGTTGTGCACTCGGACCCCAGACACCAGGGGCGGCAGGCGAGAGGCTGGACGCCCAGCCGTGTGAGacgttcctcctcctcctggaaggAGAGGTGTGGCCACAGGAGACATCATCTCACAAACTCTGAACGCAGTCAGGCTGTTTCATTCCACCTCAACAAACTGAAATACAACAGCACGCTGAAGGAGTCCCGGGGTGACATCGCCCTCATTCTCAGTGAGTACGCCGAGTTCAGCAAGGTGGTGAGGAACAGCCACCGGGGCGTCTTCCAGGAGGGGGAGCCCCACGCCGCTTCCGGGGAGGCCGCATCCCAGGAGCTGTGTCCCTGCAGCCCTCGGCCAGCGTCCTACGAGGACATGGTGGCAGACCTGTGCACCAGTCTGCGCGTCAAGCTGGAGAGGGTCGTGAAGGAGGCTTGCACCAGGACCTTCCTCTTCCACCTCGTGGAGACAGAGGACAAGCCCTTTTTTGTAAGAACAAAG AACATGCTAAGGAAAGGCGGCCACATGGAAATGGACCCTCAGCACTTCTGCCGGGCACCTCGCAGGGGGACAGACGTGCTCGTTGTCATCATCAGGAATGAGGACCTGGCGTCACGCCTGCATCAG ATTCCTTCTCTGCTGAAGCTGAAGCACTTTCCCAGTGTCATCTTTGCCGGAGTCGACAGCCCTGAAGACGTCCTCAATTACACCTACCAAGAGCTCTTCCAGACAGGTGGCTTTGTGGTGTCAGATGACAAAATACTAGAAACTTTAACATTAG TTCAACTGAAGGAAATTGTCAAAACCCTGGAGAAACTAAATGGAAATGGAAGATGGAAGTGGTTGCTTCActacagggaaaataaaaagctgaaagaagATGTGAG